The Candidatus Binatus sp. sequence CGACCGCGCGCGTGAAAAAACCGACGATCGAAAAATAGTCGCGCGGGAACTTCGAGCGAATCAGCGTCTCCATCGCCATCGCGACTTTCTTGGCTGCCGCGAACCGCCCTTCCCAGCTCATCGACCACGACATGTCGAGACACAGCACCGTCGACGACGAACTGGCGTAGTCATTCTCGTAGATTTCGAAGTCGTCGGGACGAAGCTCGAGCGGCACGCCCGCCTTGCGCGCGAGCGCGTGCTTCAGAGTCGCGACCAGGTTGAGATTCAACGGATCGCCGAACGCATACGGCTTGGTCTGCTCGGGACGCATCTCGGTGACGCCGCGATGGTCCGTCATGTGCCCGCCCGATCGATCCTTCAGCAGGTTCTGGTAGATGTCGCGCAGCGCGAGTTGGCCGATTCGGCGCACACCTTTGGGCGAAAGCTGAAAATGATCGCCCTTCGGCACCATGTATCCCGATTGCGCCAGCAGCACCATCACCTGCTTCAGATTCTGAAAATCCTTGCTCGCCTGCTGGCCGAGAATCTGCTGGAAGTCCTCCATCGAAATGGTGTCGAAATTCCCCGACATCAGGTCTTGTTCGAGCTGGCGCATCCGCTCCATCTCGCGCATCAGCTCGAGCGCCTCTTCGTAGCCGAGGCTCTTCGGACCGTGGAACATGTGCTGATTGCGCTCGCGGAAATTTTCGAGGTCGCGGATGTTTTCGTATTCCTCGAGCAGCGCGTCGAAATCCGTCTTCGCGTCGGCATCCTCGAATTCGTAGCTCTCGAGCTTGCGCAACGCCTCGGATAACCGCCGCGGCATGCGCGACAATTCGCGCTGCTTGTCTTCGACGCCGGGCTTCTGCTCCTTCAGCGATTCGAGCTTCTGCCGCTCGCGATTCAGGATGTCCTCGAGCTTCTGCTCCATCTCGGAGAGCGCGTTTTTGAGATTGAAGTCGCGATACTTCTGGCGCATCTCCTGGCGCAGTTGCTCGAGAAATTCCTCGAGGCCCATCACGCGCACGCCGTCGAAATCCATGCCCTGGCGCATCATCCACTCCATCGCCTGGCGCACGTCGTCGGTGTAGGAAAGATACTCGGCCAGCTTCTCGAACACCTTGTCGGCGTCGAGCTTGAGCTGCTGCGTGCCGTCCCACTGCGTGTAGCGCGTGACGACGCTGGGCTGTGCGCGGCGAATCATGCGTGGTAGGCGAAGCGCCCGCCCTGGCGATCCTTGTTCAACTTCTGATGCAGATGCAGGCCTTCGAAAATAAACTCGCTCGCCGCGGCCATCAGGCCGGGTGTCTCGAACGGCCCTAGCATCCCGATCGCCTCGCGCAGCCCGCTCACTTCGCGCAGCGGCTCCATGTATTCCGAATTCGGCGCGGTGTCGGACACCTCGACGCCCCATCCTTGCTCGAAATAGCTCGATACTTTTTTGAGATCGTCGAGCTTTACATAACGATCGAATACCTTGAGCACCGCGCGATTGACCAACCGCTCGATCAGATCGTCTTCCTTTTTATCTTCGCCGACGTACTCGAGCTCGATCTTGCCGGCCGTCGAGGCGTACAGCGAATGCAAATCCGAGATGCGCGGCACGATTTCGTTCTCGCTGTTGCGCACCGCGCGTTTTTCGGCATTGGAGATTACCGATTCGAGATTGTTGATCGAGACCCGAACCGAGACCCCCGACGACTGATTGATCTCGTTCGACGCGCGCGCCTCGAACGTGATCTGCGCCAGGATGTCCTTCATGAACTGCGGGATGCGCACGTCGACGCCGGTCCGCGGCGGATGCGCCGCTTCCTGCTCCATGATCGCGATCTCGTGTTCGATCGTTTTCGGATAGTGCGTGCGAATCTGGACGTCGAATCGATCTTTCAGCGGCGTGATGATCCGTCCGCGCGAGGTGTAGTCCTCAGGATTCGCGCTCGCGACGAAAACCACATCGATCGGCAGCCGGATTTTGTAGCCTTTGATCTGAACGTCTTTCTCTTCCATCAAGTTGAACAGTCCGACCTGCACTTTTTCGGTCAGGTCCGGCAGTTCATTGATGGCGAAGATGCCGCGATTCGTCCGCGGAATCAGGCCATAGTGAATCGTCTCTTCGTCGGCGAGATACCGCCCCTCGGCAACCTTGATCGGATCGATCTCGCCGATCAGATCCGCCACTGATACGTCGGGCGTCGCGAGCTTTTCGGCATAGCGAGCGTCGCGGCCGATCCACGCAATCTCGAGCGCGTCGCCATTCGCCGCCGCCAGCTTCACGCATCGCCGGCAGATCGGCGCAAACGGATCGTCGTTGATCTCGCATCCGGCGACCGCCGGTACGAATTCATCGAGCAGCTCGATCAGCGCCCGGATGATTCTCGATTTGGCCTGGCCGCGTTCACCAAGAAAAATCATGTGATGGCCGGCCAGCACGCCGTTTTCGATTTCCGGGATTACCGTCTCTTCGTAGCCGACGATTCCCTCCATCATGGTCTGCTTGGTGCGCAAACGTTCGAGCAAATTCTTGCGCATCTCCATGCGCACCGGCATCGTCTCATAGCCCGCACTTTTAAGTTCGCCAAGCGTCCGGATATTCAGCAATTTTTCATTCATCAAGAATCCCGCGGAGTGCTTCTGCACTTAGGATCACGATAAGTCAGCCGCAGCGTTTTTGAACAGGGGCCGCAATGACTTAAAGCTGTCTTCCAAACTCTGCGACAGCACGCGCGTGGAGGCAAGCACCGTCATGAAGTTCGCGTCGCCTTCGTAGCGCGGCACGACATGCCAATGCAGGTGATCGGCGAATCCGGCGCCGGCGCTGCGACCCAGGTTGGCGCCCAGGTTGAAGCCGGACGCATTGGTCAGCGGACGCATCACCTCGACCGACTTCGCGATCAGATCACCGACCAGATTTCGCTCGCCGCGGTTCAGCAGTTCGGGTGACGCAACATGGCGGCGCGGCGCGACCATCAGATGCCCGTTGGTGTAGGGATAGCGATTGAGCATCACCACCGCGTCGCGATGATCGAACACGACGAGGCGCTTTCGCCGCTCCGCTTCGATCAGCGGGCCGAAACAGAAGATGCATTCCTTTGGTGCGCCGCTGCGCTTCACGTAGTCGAAGCGCCAAGGCGCAAAGAGCCGGAACTCCGGCGCCGCCGCGGCCTCCGGACGGCTACTCGTCCTCTGCTTCGGCGCCATTTACTTCGATTCTGAGTTCCTTGCCTGCGCGGAAAAACGGGATCTGCTTGGCGTCGACCTTGACCAGTTCGCCGGTTTTCGGATTGCGGCCCTGCCGCGCGCGACGCTGCTTCACCGCGAAACTGCCGAAACCGCGAACTTCGATTCGCTCGCCGCGCGTCAGCGAAGTCGCCATCGCGTCGAACATCGCGTTCACGATCGTTTCGGATTCCCGGTGCGTGAACGTCTGCTTGCGCGCCAGCAACTCGTCGATAATTTCCCGCTTGGTCATCGGTCCCGCGCCGATTCTCCCGGCCACTCGCGATGAATAAGTTACCGGGGATTGCCCCGTCCACGCGCCGAGCGCCGTTCGCTATCGTCGCGATCGAGCTTGAGCTCCTCGTTCAGGATGTCTTCCATCGAGAATCGCGCCGCCTCATGCTCGCGCTTCAGGTACGCCTGCATCTCTTCGCGCTCCTCGTGCTGCTTGAGCGCCTTGATCGAAAGTCCGATACGCCGTTCCTTCGGATCGAGCTGCACCACCAGCGCTTCGAGTTCGTCATCCACCTTATAGAGCGACGACGGCTTGTCCACGCGCTCGTTGCTAAGCTGCGAAATGTGGATCAGGCCTTCGATTCCTTCCTCGATCTCGACGAACACGCCAAAGTCCGCTACCGAGCTGACCTTGCCGTGAATCCGCGTGTTGAGCGGATAGCGTTCCGCGACTGTGTTCCACGGATCGGCGCCGAGCTGCTTCACGCCCAGGCTCACGCGCTCGTTCTCGACGTCGATACCCAGCACGACCGCCTCGAGCTCGTCGCCCTTCTTCACCACTTCCGACGGATGCCGGATCTTTTTGGTCCACGACAAATCCGAGATGTGCACCAAGCCGTCGATTCCCTGTTCAATCTCGACGAACACGCCGAAGTCGGTGATCGATTTGACCTTCCCCTTGATCTGGCTGCCGATCGGATGCTTCTCCGCGAGTTCTTCCCACGGATTCGTTTCGGTCTGCTTGAGCCCGAGTGAGATGCGCCGGTTCGCTTCGTCCACGCCGAGCACTTGCACTTCCACCTCGTCGTTCGGATTCACCACTTTCGACGGATGAACCGCGCGCTTGCTCCAGCTCATTTCCGAAACGTGGATCAATCCTTCGACGCCCTTCTCGATTTCGACGAACGCGCCGTAATCCGTGACGCTCACGACCTTGCCCTTGATGCGCGTGCCCGGCGGATACGCTTCCGCGACCTTGGTCCACGGATCGGGCATGATCTGCTTCATGCCGAGCGACACGCGCTCGCGCTCCGGATCGTACTTCAGCACCACGACTTTGACTTTGTCGCCGACCTTCAGCACTTCCGACGGATGCTGCAAGCGCCCCCACGCCATGTCCGTGATATGCAGCAGGCCGTCGATGCCGCCGAGATCGATGAACGCGCCGTAATCCGTGATGTTCTTTACGGTGCCTTCGAGGATCACGCCCTCTTCGAGCACCTTGAGCGTCTGCTCCTTCAGCGACGCGCGCTCGCGCTCGAGCACGCTCCGCCGCGAGACCACCACGTTACCGCGCGCGCGGTTGAATTTCAGGATTTGAAAACGTCCGCGCTGCCCGACGTATCGATCGAGATTGCGCGCGGGACGAATATCGACATGCGAGCCCGGCAGGAACGCCGGCACGCCGATATCGACTTTGAGGCCGCCCTTGACCTTGCCCAGCACCACCCCTTCGACCGGCGTCTCGGTCTGGAACGCGCGATCGAGTTCGCGCCAGACTTTGAACTTCTCGGCCTTCGCGTGCGAAAGTATCACCGTACCGTTGTCGGTCTCGGTGCCTTCGAAATACACGTCAACCTCGTCGCCTTCCTTGACGGTCGGATGACCTTCGTGATCAAGAAATTCGGCCAGGGGAACCTGTCCTTCGCACTTATAATTGATGTCGATAATGACGCTGTCGCGGGTGATCAAGAGGACTCGTCCGACCAACACATCGCCGGATCGGGGAGCCTTGAGGCTCTCTTCCATCAACGCCTCAAAGTCATTTTCTCCTCCGCTCATTTGCTCAGGCAACGCTTTCTCCATTTAGTGGGACCTTCCGGGACTTCGGGGCTGCTGCAATCCTTACAACCGGGCTAGGCTCGTTTCAAGTCCTTGCCGCCGTTGATTATAGCATCAATCTTCTTTTTCATCGCCGCCGCGACATCATCGGCAGAAAAATTTGTCGTATCGATCGCGATCGCATCGTCCGCCTGCTTGAGCGGCGCGAGTTCGCGATCGCGGTCGCGCCGATCGCGCTCGATCAATTGCTCGAGCACTTCATGCAAAGTGATCGCCGCACCTTTCGCGCGCAATTCCTCGAAGCGGCGGCGCGCCCTAACTTTGACGTCCGCGCTCAGAAAAAATTTGAACTCGGCATCGGGAAAAATTACGGTGCCGATATCGCGGCCTTCCATCACCACGCCGCCCGCCGCACCCGCTTCGCGCTGCAAATCGCGCATCCGCGCGCGCACCGCTCCAATCGCCGAGAACTGCGACGCCAGTTCACTCATTTCGGGTTCAGTAATCGCAGCCGTGACATCATGATCATCGAGCAGTATCCGCTCGCCGTCGAATCGAATGCGAATCGAATCGAGCACCAGCTTGAGCCGCGCTTCGACGTCCGCATCGCCAGGACTGACGCCCGCTTCGCGCGCCGCGATCGCCAATGCTCGATACATCGCGCCCGTGTTCAGGTATGCGAACCCGAGCGCCCAAGCGAGCTTGCGCGCGACCGTCGATTTGCCGGCGCCCACTGGCCCATCAATCGCAACTATCGGCTTCGCTCTCTTCATCGCCGTCTTATACCTCGCCCGCTTTTTTGCGGGAGAGGACGCCGAGTCGCTCTGAAGCGACGAGGTAGGTGAGGGTGCAGGTCCCCGCTCGCTCGGGATGACACGGACGCCCGCTTCATCGGATTCGCTCGCGCATCCTGCGTCCGCGCTCGAATAATTCTTCCAGCCGTTCGACGTCGCCGGTCTCGACCAGCCGCTGAAACTCGGCAAACGTCGCGCCGTAAATTCTTAGCGCATCGGCGATCGCCTCGCGATTCGTAATAAATATGTCGCGCCACATCTCCCACGACGACGCCGCGAGCCGCGTCGTATCGCGAAGTCCGCCCGCGCCGTACTCCACCGCCAGCTTGTCGCCGACGCGTTCGTCCGCCAGCGCCGCGCCGAGCACGCTCGACACGATTTGCGGCAAGTGACTCGCGCGCGCGAGCAACTCGTCATGCGTCGCCGCATCCATCATCTCGACGCACGCGCCGGTCTCGCTCCATAGCTGCTCGATCTTGTTGATCGCAGCGGGCGTGCTCTTCGCCGACGGCGTGATTATCACGCGCCGATCGCGAAAGAGCGACGTATCGGCCGCGATCGCGCCGGTGGTTTCCTTGCCGGCCACCGGATGAGCCGCGACTAACGCTCGATTGCCTGTGATCAGCGGCTCCAGCGCGCGCACCACAAATCCTTTCACGCTGCCGACGTCCGTTACGACCGCGTCGGGCGCCGTGTGCGCGATCATTTTTTCGAGCGTAGCGCGCATCGCAAGAATCGGCACCGCCAGCACGATCAGATCGGCGCCGCGCGCCGCCTCAACCGGATCGCGCGTCGCGATATCGATCATTTTGCGTTCGAGCGCGACGTCGAGATTCGCCTGCGAGCGCCCGAGGCCGACTACTTTGCCGACCAGTCCGGCGTCGCGCGCGATCAGCGCGAGCGAGCCTCCGATGAGTCCCACCCCGCACACGGTCATTTGATTGAATAGCTGCGCCACGCTCGTTTGATGTTTTTCCGACGGGTTTTTGGCTATCGACTTGGGTCCGCGCGCTCGATTCGAAATCGCGCGGTAGTTCCGATCGCAAGAATCCGCGCGGGAATTTACTTGCGAATCACCTCGGATAGCGCCGCGATCAGACGACGATTCTCCTCCGGCAGGCCCACGCTGATCCGCACATGATGCGGATAGCCGTAGCCGTTCATCGGGCGCACGATCACGCCCTTCCGCAGCAACGCATCATAAACCGCACGCCCATCGCCCACTTCGACCAGCATGAAATTCGCAAAACTCGGAACGAAACTCAGCCCAAGCCGCCGGAACTCCGCTTCGAGATAGTGCATCCCGGCGGCGTTGACTTCGAGCGTGCGCGCGATATGCGCGCTGTCGTCCATGCCCGCGATCGCCGCGACCTGCGCGAGCGACGTCACGTTGAACGGCTGCCGCACTTTGTGCAGCATCTGGATGATATCCGGGCGCGCGACCGCGTATCCGACCCGGATTCCCGCGAGTCCAAAAATTTTGGAGAACGTGCGGAGCGTGATCAGCAGCCGCTGGTCGTCGTGGTCCTGCAAAGAATCGGGATACTCGGGATCGCGCACGAATTCGAAGTACGCTTCATCGGCCACAATCACCACGTGCTCGGGCACGCGCTTAAGAAAGCGCTGCCACTCGGCGCGCCGATAGATCGTGCCGGTCGGATTATTCGGATTGCCGAGGAAGACGAGCCGCGTGTTCGCATCGATCGCAGACGCCATCGCGTCGAGATCGTGCGCAAATCCATCGATAGTTTTCGTGACCTTGTGATCGCCGCCTGCCGCCGCCGTCGCCAGCGGATAAATCGCAAACGAATGCTCCGAATAGACCGAGTTGAGCCCCGGCCGCAAAAACAGATACGCGAGCAGGTTGATCACCTCGACCGATCCCGACGCCGGAAAAACCCGCTCGGGTGCGACGCCGTGACGCTCGGCAATCCTGGCGACCAGCGCGTAGCTCGCGCCGTCGGGATAGCGATTCAGCTCCGGCAGCGCGGCCTTGATTGCTTCGATCGCGAGCGGCGACGGCCCGATCGGATTTTCATTCGACGCGAGTTTCACCGGCTCGCCGATTCCGAGTTCGCGTTGCAACTGTTCGATCGGTTTCCCCGGCTCGTACGGCGCGAGCGCGGCAACCGAGGGCAAAACCAAATCCTGTGCTTTGATCAAGAGACGATGAGCTGCCCGCTACGCGGCGGCAGACCTGCCTTCAGGATACGATCCGAGCACCTTTAAAAAAAGAGCCTTGCGCGCGAGCGCCTTCAGCGCGCGCGCGAGATTCGGATCCTCGCGATGACCCATCAGGTCCACGAAAAACAGATACTCCCACGGCCGCGCGCGCAGCGGCCGCGACTCGATCTTCGAGATGTTGATCGAATTGCGCGCGAACAGGCTGAGCGCCTCGTTGAGCGCACCGACCCGATCCGCCACCGCGAACAGCGCCGTGGTCTTGTCCGCGCCCGATCGATCCGTCGCGCGAGTGCCCATCACGATGAAGCGCGTGGTGTTGCTCGCTATATCCTGGATATTCGCCGCGATCGTCTTGAGGCCGTACGCCTCGCCCGCCGCCGCCGACGCGATCGCGCCGAGCGACGGATCGTCGGCCGCAAGCTGCGCAGCAAGTGAGTTCGACGCGACCGGCTGGGTCTCGCAATGGGGAAAATTCGCCGCCAGATACCCGCGGCATTGCGCGAGCGATTGCTGATGCGAGACGATCTTCTTCACCAGCGCGCGGTCGCCCTCGCGCGACAGCATCGAATGCCGAATCGGCAGCAGGATCTCCCCGATTATCACCAGCGGCGTGTCGATCAAGAGATCCAGCGTCAGCGTAACTGATCCCTCAGTGGAGTTTTCCACCGGCACCACGCCAAAGTCCGCGCGCCCGTTCTCGACTTCGTTGAACACCGACGCAAACGATGGCTGCGGCGCAAGTTCAATGCTCGAGCCGAAGCGCATCACCGCCGCCTCATGCGAATACGTATGCTCCGGTCCGAGGAACGCCACCCGCGGCACGTGCTCGAGCGCGCGGCACGCCGAAATTATCTCGACGAAAATCTGCTTGATGTGCTCGTCGCCAAGCGGGCCCTGGTTCTCCGCGATCATCTTTTCGATCACCTGGCGTTCGCGCAGCGGCTGGTACACCACGCCGCCATCATGATGCTTCAAGCGCCCGATCTCCGTCGCGAGACTCGCGCGCAACGACAGCAGCCGCAGGATCTTCAGGTTAATTTCATCGATTCGCGCGCGCAGCGTTTCGATCGACGGCGGTTCCGCCGCCGCTTTCTTGCGTATTCGAGATGACATGAACTCCGAATGCGTAACCGATCGCAGAGCCCTTTTCAACGACCCATTGATGACACGGCCGGCGCTCTCGATCCGGTAACATTGGCTGAGTCCACTTAGGTCGCCCGCGAAGTGCGATCATCAAATAGTGAAGCAGCGCGCTAGCCGATCGGCCTGTCGTTTTCGATTCCGGGCCTCGTCAAGTAGGCCGCGCCCATCGCGGCGAATTTACGATCGCGATCGCGCCGCAGTTCGCCGGGCTTCAGCTTGATCAGCGCCTCGAGATGGCGCGTGATTGCCGCGCCCAGCAGATGCGCCGCTTCGGCGGGCGCGGTATGCGCCCCGCCTTGCGGCTCTGAAACGACCTCGTCGATAATTCCAAACTCAAGCAGATCGGGCGCTGAAATCTTGAGCGCGCTCGCCGCCGCCGCGACGTTCTCCTCACCGCCCGCGCGCCACAAAATCGCCGCGCATCCCTCCGGCGTGATTACCGAGTAGCACGCGTTTTCCTGCATCAGCACGATATTCGCGACGCCCAGCGCGAGCGCGCCGCCCGAACCGCCTTCGCCGATCACGCACGCGATCACCGGCACCGTGAGCCGCGCCATCAATTCGAGGTTGTGCGCGATCGCCTCGATCTGCCCGCGCTCTTCGGCGCCAACGCCCGCCTCGCCGCCCTGCGTGTCGATAAACGTGATCAGCGGAATCGAAAACCGGTCGGCAAGTTCATACACGCGCGCCGCCTTGCGATAGCCCTCGGGATGCGGCTTGCCGAAGTTGCGCTTCAAGCGCTCAGTCGTGGTGCGTCCGCGTTGTTGTCCGACGATCGCGACCGCGCGGCGCCCGAAGTAGCCGAGCCCCGCGACGATCGCGCGGTCATCCGCGAAGCGCCGGTCGCCGTGAATCTCGAAGAAGTCGCGAATCAGCAAATCGACGTAATCGAGCGTCTGCGGCCGCATCGGATTGCGCGCGAGCCGCACCCGTTCGATCGCGCTGAGGCTGACTTCCGCAGCGCCATCATCCTTCGCCTCGATTTTGGCGCGCCGCTTCGCGCCGCGGCGATTCTTATGTCCGTTCAGGTTGCCTTTCAAAGTTCACCGCGCTCGCCGAAAAAATTCTCGAATAATGCGAGAGCATCCTGACTGCCGCGCCGAGCGTCAAGCCATACGATTTCCGGCTGCGCGCGGAACCACGTCAACTGCCGCTTCGCGAGCCGGCGCGAATCGCGCTTGGCCAGCGCGATCGCCTCGGCGAGCGCGATCTCGCCGCGCAGATACGCCGCCATTTGCCGGTAGCCGATCGTGCTGAGCCGCGATCGCTCCGATGCTTGCCCTGCTTCCATCAGTCGCCGCACTTCCTCGATCAGCCCCGCCGCGATCATCGCGTCGAAGCGCGCATCGATCGATTCGTACAGTCGTTTGCGCTCGACTTCGACGCCGACCGTCAGCGCGTCGTACTCCGTATCGGCAAATCGATGCCGCCCGTGATGCGCCGTGATCGTCTCGCCGGTCAATTCGAAAACTTCGAGCGCGCGCGTGATCCGGAACAGATCGTTGACGCCGATTCGCGCCGCCGCCTCGGGATCGATTTCGCGCAGATGGTCGTGCAGATACGCAACGCCTAGCTCGTCCGCGATTTTCGCATACTTGCGCCGGATATCCATCGAGGCCGCCGGTCCCTTGAAAATCCCGTTTCGCAGCACCCGCAGATAAAGCCCGCTGCCGCCGACCACGATCGGACGCGCGCCGCGCCGCGCGACATCGGCAATCGCCGCGTGCGCCATCGCCGCGAAGTCCGCGACGTCGAGCGGATCGTCCGCGTCGCGCACGTCTATAAGATGATGCGGCACGCGGCGGCGATCGTCCTCCGACGGTTTCGCCGTGCCGAGATCCATCCCGCGATAAAACTGCCGCGAGTCGGCGTTGACAATCTCCGCGCCGAGGGGCGGCGCAATTTCCATCGCGAACGCGGACTTCCCTGATCCGGTCGGACCGACGATAAAGCCGACGCGAAGCTTCGCCGCGCCGCCGGCCTCCGCTGCGATACTCGACGTCGGCCCGGCGCTCGTCCTCATCGGCGAAACATCCGCTCGATCTGTCCGCGCCCGAAATTTATATGCACCGGCCGCCCGTGCGGACAGTTGGTTTTGAATTCGGTGCGATCCAGTTCGGCCAGCAACGAGTGAATTTCGGCCGCTTCGAGCACGCGCCCGACGCGCACCGAGCCGTGACACGCAAGCTGCTTCAGCCAGGTCTCGAATGCGTCCTCCTTGCCGCCGCGGAAACCCGCCTCGCCGAGGCTATCGATCATGTCCGCCAGCAAGCGCGCGCCGCCCTCGGGACCGAACACCGCGGGCGCACCCTTCAGCAACAGCGTCGTCGGTCCGAACGGCTCGAGGTCGAAGCCCATCGCGCGCAGTTCGCCGACGGCGTTCTGAATCTGCGCCGCGCGCGCCGGGTTAAGCTCGACCGGCACCGGCGCGAGCATTTGCTGCACGCGCACTCCGCCGTCGCGCAATTCCGCGCGCAATCGCTCGAACGTGACGCGCTCGTGCGCCGCATGCTGATCGATCAGGATCAGCCCGTCGTCGGATTCAAGCGCGATATAGCCCGCAAAGATTTGTCCGATCACGCGAAGCTGCGAGTACATCGGGATTTGCGCTGTCGCCGGCGTGTTCGCAGTCGTCGGTCGATCGTCCCGATCGTAAGCGAGGCTGAGCGGACGCTGAAACGCAGCCGGCCGCGGCGCGTCGGGAACCAATCGTAGCGGTGCGTCCGATCTCGAATGCGGCGAGGACGGCGACGATTCGCGCGGTTCATTCGACGCCGCTTGCTCCTCACTTGCGGTGGACATCGTGATCAAGCCCATCGCGACGTCACCCGGCGCCTGATTCGCCTTCGATGTTGCCGCCGCGTTCGAATCGGTCTGATCCGCCAATCGATCGCGCACCGCGTGATAAACGGCCTCGAACACCGCGCCGGAATTACGAAACCGAACTTCAGTCTTCATCGGATGCACGTTCACGTCGACGTCTTCCGGCCGGATATCCACGAACAGCACGGCCGCCGGATGCCGTCCGCGCGGAATCAGCGTCTGGTAGGCCTGCTCGATCGCGCGAATCAAAATTCGATCGCGGACCGAGCGTCCGTTGACGAAGGTGAAAATCATCCGGCCCGTCGCGAACGATTCGTTGCTCGCCGCCGCCAGCCCCCGCGCGCGGAGTCCCGGACGATCCAGCTCGAAGCGCAGCAGGCTGCCCGCGAGCTTCGATCCGAATAGCTGGCGCACGCGCTCGAGCGGCGACGCCGCCCGCGGCAACTCGAAAATCTTGCGTTGATCGGCTATCAGCACGAACGCGACATGATGATTGGCGAGCGCGATCCGCTGAAACGCGTCGGCGATCGCGCCCTGCTCCGTCGCAAGGGTCTTCAGAAATTTGAGCCGCGCCGGCGTGTTGAAAAACAACTCGCGCACCTCGATTCGCGTGCCCGCCGCCATCGCGCATTCGCGCGTATCATCTATATTGCCGCCGTCGGCCGTTAGCTCGACGCCGTTAGCATCGATCGCCCGGCGCGTCTGCAGCTTCAGATGCGACACGCTCGCGATCGACGCCAGCGCCTCGCCGCGAAATCCCAGCGTGCGGATTGCCGTGAGGTCCGCGGCGCTCCGAATCTTCGACGTCGCGTGGCGCCGCAGCGACAGGATCGCGTCCTCGCGCGTCATTCCGCAGCCGTCGTCGCCGACTGCGATCAGCGCCACGCCGCCGCGCTCGATCTCGACGCTGATTGCGCGCGCGCCCGCATCCAGCGAGTTCTCGATCAGCTCTTTCACCGCCGACGCCGGCCGCTCGACCACCTCGCCTGCCGCGATCTGGCTCGCCACCTGCTCCGGCAATATGTGAACTACGTGCTCCGCCATCTGGCGCCGGCGCTTCGAACCGGCTGGCTAGACATTGTAGCTTTACGACCGGATACTCAAGCAACTCGCGCCGATGTGAGATCGCTCGCTGTTTCGAACTGATTGAACTCGGCGGCCGGTTTTGGAATGCTCACCGCCCGTGCGCGCACCCAAGATTCCGTCGAAGCATACCCGATGATCAAAAACATCGTCACGATTTTTTTCGCCACTATTCTCGTAGCCGCCGGCGTTTCCCGCGCCGCCGC is a genomic window containing:
- the pheA gene encoding prephenate dehydratase, yielding MSSRIRKKAAAEPPSIETLRARIDEINLKILRLLSLRASLATEIGRLKHHDGGVVYQPLRERQVIEKMIAENQGPLGDEHIKQIFVEIISACRALEHVPRVAFLGPEHTYSHEAAVMRFGSSIELAPQPSFASVFNEVENGRADFGVVPVENSTEGSVTLTLDLLIDTPLVIIGEILLPIRHSMLSREGDRALVKKIVSHQQSLAQCRGYLAANFPHCETQPVASNSLAAQLAADDPSLGAIASAAAGEAYGLKTIAANIQDIASNTTRFIVMGTRATDRSGADKTTALFAVADRVGALNEALSLFARNSINISKIESRPLRARPWEYLFFVDLMGHREDPNLARALKALARKALFLKVLGSYPEGRSAAA
- a CDS encoding acetyl-CoA carboxylase carboxyltransferase subunit alpha, translating into MKGNLNGHKNRRGAKRRAKIEAKDDGAAEVSLSAIERVRLARNPMRPQTLDYVDLLIRDFFEIHGDRRFADDRAIVAGLGYFGRRAVAIVGQQRGRTTTERLKRNFGKPHPEGYRKAARVYELADRFSIPLITFIDTQGGEAGVGAEERGQIEAIAHNLELMARLTVPVIACVIGEGGSGGALALGVANIVLMQENACYSVITPEGCAAILWRAGGEENVAAAASALKISAPDLLEFGIIDEVVSEPQGGAHTAPAEAAHLLGAAITRHLEALIKLKPGELRRDRDRKFAAMGAAYLTRPGIENDRPIG
- the mutL gene encoding DNA mismatch repair endonuclease MutL, with the translated sequence MAEHVVHILPEQVASQIAAGEVVERPASAVKELIENSLDAGARAISVEIERGGVALIAVGDDGCGMTREDAILSLRRHATSKIRSAADLTAIRTLGFRGEALASIASVSHLKLQTRRAIDANGVELTADGGNIDDTRECAMAAGTRIEVRELFFNTPARLKFLKTLATEQGAIADAFQRIALANHHVAFVLIADQRKIFELPRAASPLERVRQLFGSKLAGSLLRFELDRPGLRARGLAAASNESFATGRMIFTFVNGRSVRDRILIRAIEQAYQTLIPRGRHPAAVLFVDIRPEDVDVNVHPMKTEVRFRNSGAVFEAVYHAVRDRLADQTDSNAAATSKANQAPGDVAMGLITMSTASEEQAASNEPRESSPSSPHSRSDAPLRLVPDAPRPAAFQRPLSLAYDRDDRPTTANTPATAQIPMYSQLRVIGQIFAGYIALESDDGLILIDQHAAHERVTFERLRAELRDGGVRVQQMLAPVPVELNPARAAQIQNAVGELRAMGFDLEPFGPTTLLLKGAPAVFGPEGGARLLADMIDSLGEAGFRGGKEDAFETWLKQLACHGSVRVGRVLEAAEIHSLLAELDRTEFKTNCPHGRPVHINFGRGQIERMFRR
- the miaA gene encoding tRNA (adenosine(37)-N6)-dimethylallyltransferase MiaA, which produces MRTSAGPTSSIAAEAGGAAKLRVGFIVGPTGSGKSAFAMEIAPPLGAEIVNADSRQFYRGMDLGTAKPSEDDRRRVPHHLIDVRDADDPLDVADFAAMAHAAIADVARRGARPIVVGGSGLYLRVLRNGIFKGPAASMDIRRKYAKIADELGVAYLHDHLREIDPEAAARIGVNDLFRITRALEVFELTGETITAHHGRHRFADTEYDALTVGVEVERKRLYESIDARFDAMIAAGLIEEVRRLMEAGQASERSRLSTIGYRQMAAYLRGEIALAEAIALAKRDSRRLAKRQLTWFRAQPEIVWLDARRGSQDALALFENFFGERGEL